From one Lemur catta isolate mLemCat1 chromosome 5, mLemCat1.pri, whole genome shotgun sequence genomic stretch:
- the LOC123638403 gene encoding histone H2B type 2-F, with protein sequence MPEPAKSAPAPKKGSKKAVTKVQKKDGKKRKRSRKESYSVYVYKVLKQVHPDTGISSKAMGIMNSFVNDIFERIAGEASRLAHYNKRSTITSREIQTAVRLLLPGELAKHAVSEGTKAVTKYTSSK encoded by the coding sequence ATGCCTGAGCCAGCCAAGTCCGCTCCGGCCCCCAAGAAGGGCTCTAAAAAAGCTGTAACCAAGGTCCAGAAGAAAGATGGCAAGAAGCGCAAGCGGAGCCGGAAAGAGAGCTATTCTGTGTACGTGTACAAAGTGCTGAAGCAGGTGCACCCCGACACCGGCATCTCGTCTAAGGCTATGGGAATCATGAATTCCTTTGTCAACGACATCTTCGAGCGCATCGCGGGCGAGGCCTCTCGCCTGGCGCATTACAACAAGCGCTCGACCATCACCTCCCGGGAGATCCAGACGGCCGTGCGCCTGCTGCTGCCGGGAGAGCTGGCCAAGCACGCCGTGTCCGAGGGTACCAAGGCTGTCACCAAGTACACCAGCTCCAAGTAA
- the LOC123638385 gene encoding histone H2A type 1, with protein MSGRGKQGGKARAKAKTRSSRAGLQFPVGRVHRLLRKGNYAERVGAGAPVYLAAVLEYLTAEILELAGNAARDNKKTRIIPRHLQLAIRNDEELNKLLGKVTIAQGGVLPNIQAVLLPKKTESHHKAKGK; from the coding sequence ATGTCTGGCCGTGGCAAACAGGGAGGCAAAGCTCGCGCCAAGGCGAAGACCCGTTCTTCTCGGGCCGGCCTTCAGTTTCCTGTAGGCCGAGTGCACCGTCTCCTCCGCAAGGGCAACTATGCGGAGCGGGTCGGAGCCGGCGCGCCAGTGTACCTGGCGGCGGTGCTGGAGTATCTGACCGCCGAAATCCTGGAGCTGGCGGGCAACGCGGCCCGGGACAACAAGAAGACTCGTATCATTCCTCGCCACCTGCAGCTGGCCATCCGCAACGACGAGGAGCTCAACAAGCTGCTGGGCAAAGTCACCATCGCTCAGGGCGGCGTTCTGCCCAACATCCAGGCCGTGCTGTTGCCAAAGAAAACTGAGAGCCACCACAAGGCCAAAGGCAAGTAG